From the genome of Brachionichthys hirsutus isolate HB-005 chromosome 9, CSIRO-AGI_Bhir_v1, whole genome shotgun sequence:
ACTAACCTAACcccaaaaacataacctcctcggcagaggtaataaaaggAACGCTTGTTTTTAACTTGACCACTGGATGGCATCCATGTCACACAGAATCAAATGCTCATGGAGTCCCTTCAGACAGAAATCACCAATCAGTAGACATAATGTTTTATGCTATATGTTTATGTGTTTCATGAAGGGCTCTGAACTTTAATTGGATGTGATTGTGTAATTCTCTCACCTTCGTCAGTGTGAACAGTCATTTTGAGGAGCTGATGAGGAGGTCTCCATATGAGCGAAGCAGTGGAGGCATCGATTCCCATCACTCATCTAAtctctcctctggctctccGTCTGGCTCCTCACCCTTCTCCAGTTACTCTGCTAGAAAAAGAGGCGAGCCAACTTTTATTCTTCATTTCCTCTTAAGATTGGAAATGTTCACgattttaattattcattgtAAAGGAAGTGATTTTCAGTGATATAACTGCTCCATTGCTCTGCAGGCACAGCTTCTGACAAGAGTGATGCCACTATAGTGGAGGAGCAGAGAAGCTCCTGCTCACCTCCGTCAGATCCTTTATCCTCTGACTCCAGGAAGAGGGCTTCAGACAAAGGCTCCCCCCAGAGCCAGGCCAAGAGTATCCACTCTGAGACTTCAGACGAACCTTCTCATCAAAGGTATTCATATTCTGCAGATTGCATGGAATGGGAGGTTTGTCACATTTTACATTGAATCCTGTAAAAGTTTTCAGATCCATCCGCAAGCTTCCACTAATACCCTCGTTCAGTCAAGAGCTCATGTGATCTGTCGGAATGAAGAGACTGCGCAGTAGCACCTGAATGGTGACCATTGTTAAAACTTGCctttatttccttccttcctccctagTTTTTGGCAACAATCAGTGCAAAGCAGCATTTTTGGAAGTGTAGTGATGCTATTGGCTTACAAACATGTAGATATGGAAGGATATACCGTATTTGTTGGATAGATATAGTAGTTATTGTaatgataaatgaaaaatatagcATTTTATCAATGATATATTTCTAACAATGGCATACTTTAATTACCCAAAGGTTAATCTAACTGTGCATGACCCAtcactaaatactaaatacttgtTGAGGCTGCCAATCTAAACAGTCTCGTAGCTTTCTGTTCTGTTGAAGGCCTGAGggtttcagcagcagaggagtgCCCTTTAACAGGAGGAGTCTGCAGCTTGACTCAAGACACAAAACACtggttgttttgtttcaggGCCCTGCTTGGCAGTAGAATGGGTCAGTCAGCCGAACCCCAGCTTGGGCCTGCAGCCAAAGGAGgcatttaatcatttaatcTCAGTGCCTAGTCTTGGTATTTCAGCCATGGAATGGTATTCTATAGTGCGGGTAGCGGAATTCTGCCACGCGGTGGATCCTGTGTAAATTACACAATGAAGATAAAACAATCAAAAAGGCTGTCAGCAGCAAAGTGCAGCCATTCAAAGTCCAGGATCTCAGAGGAGGATCATGTTGCACAAGAAAATTGAAGGGTTTGCAGGAACAACGACTCACTCTTTCTTTAGCACTCACTCAGCCTTCTCCTTTTGGGTAAAATGTTGAGCTCACTCTGCAAACCTTGTTGCATCTTTCACATGTTTCTGTGAAAACATGTGAACGAATCTAAGACAAAACTTTGCACTAAATATATCACTATAATTAAAGATACCTATGCAGCAGAGCCTATCAGCAGGccacaaatacatttacaatgCTTAATATTTAATTGTTCCACAATAGTGTGTGATCTTTCATGAACTACTTGCCTGACTGAGCCCTATatcttttttctccccccccccacaacataTTTCTTATTTGGATCTTGACAGTAAGAAGATCGCAGCAGCCAGGCCCAAACATGGCTCTCCTAATTCTTCAGGCCCTAGTTCTCCTCCCGGAGGAGACTCCCTCAGTGAGTCTGTCAAAAGTGGCTTACTGGGGAAAAATAAGACAAGCACCACATCTCGTGGGAGTAGAGCAGAGACCAAGACCACAGGTAAATAAATGTATGAGTATTTTTACAAAATGCTGAACTTTGAACTCTTCAGGATTGTTTGTAAAttatatcgatctcaaagtgcCTCTTTTAACCAGGCTCCCTGTTTATTAATGCCTTTCTCACCttacccacccccccccccccctcctttctcccAGGTGAACTGCAGTATTCTCCTGCAGTCTTGCAGCAGCGTATGGCTGTAGAGCTCCATTACCTGGAATCTATTGAGGAGTCGGTCCGACAGCTTGGGGACATCGAGCGACTGATGGGTGTGTCAGTGGCTCAGCAGGAGAGCGTGTCATTGGCCCAAATGCTCAAGGTAAAGAAGAGTTACTAATGAGGAACTCTGCCATTTCTAGATTTCCTCGACATAGACAAGTGGTCCTGGctatttacatttcagattaCTGACTAAAAGCATTTAATCTCACTGAATTGTGCTGTTAGGTGCAAACTTTTAAACTGCACTGATGTAATTGGTTTTGTAGTCTTAAAAGTCTGGAAAGCAGCCTTGTCAGAAGTTGTGTTCTTATTTAGTTACTGAGTTTTAACTGAGCTAATTTTGAGTTGATCTTCTGACCACGCGTTTCTGTCTTGATGAATAAATGCTTTAGAGGTTATAACATGTGCTGTCTGACCCGCTGTCTGAACATCGACTCTGCAGACCAAGCAGCAGCGTCACGAGCGAGAAATCTACGAGCTGAAGATCAAGGCCGAAAGGGAAGCGTTGGAGACACAGCTGCAACTGGAAGAAAACCGGCAGAGATTGGCcagggtacacacacacacacacacacattcacctttTTCATTAGGGAGTTTAATGTGATAAttctgtgttttaatccagaGCAGTGGGGCATTtgcctgtcctctgctgggTCATATTACCACAGTTCACGCTGGCTCTCCAGGTTTTGCGATTTTTCACATCATCCAAAAACAAGTGGTATAGGTGAAAAATTGCTCAGACTTAATATGAGTACAAATCGTTGGTCGTTTCTCCGTGTTGGCTTTGAACTGCTGCTCTGACCTGGGTCTACCCCTGCCTCTCACCTAATTTTAACTCATTAGCCAATCGAAGGATAAGTACTTATtgaaaacagatggatggaaaatGTAGATGAATTTAAAATCATGAGTACGCCTCATTTTGTTCAGGCTCATATTGAACTGCAGGAAAGCTTGGCAGGAACTCAAAAAGAGACTTTGGGGAGCCTCCAGGAGGCAACTACGAAGATGATGAGTCAACAAGCAGAGGCGGTGCAGCACACAGCCGATGCTGCCCGGCACATCAAGGAGGTTTGTAATCGCTGCCTTCCTCTGTGCCTGGAATAGTTCGTAATAAAAGCTCATTGACTAAAGAGGAGAAGCATCAAGTCAAACATTTGATCCATATATTTGTTTGTCAGATGACACATTTGGCACGGGCGCACATCGAAGGAGCTTTCGCTGTCCCTGCGGGGTCCTCCGGGTTGAAGCAAGAAGAACATCAAAACTCTTTCGAGCAGCAACTGGACAAAATAGATTCTGACAGGTAAGCTGAAAActgttgtgttgtgctgcacggtgcacacattttaacatttctgtTCCTGACTTGTAAATTGGGAGTATTCAATCACATTACTGGCTGTAGATGTTACATCTGTCATTCTCAGCTTCATACACCGTTACCACTTGGAGTAAATGTATCTAAATGTTTCATGCAGGCCTTCTTCAGACTAACCTTGTAATTTTAGTTTTACGATTGTATAATTGACAAACTTCATCTTCTTCTCGGTGTCTCACAGCTTCCAAAGTGAGGTGTCAAACAGAAGGATCAGTCCAGCCCAGTCTTCACTGAACAGCACGAGTCACTCTGACTCTCTGTCCTTCAGAAGGCCCATACGCAGGTACCAGTCAGGCCTTTCACAAAGCCATCTCTCACTCTTAGAATTCCACAGTAATATCTACAAACTACAGCTGTCTTATGCTCATTTTCTCAGTGGAGCAGAGTCAAGCAGCCGCCACAGCCTGTCGCATGTCTCCTCTGACAGCAGGGAACAGATAAAGAAAGACACGGCAGAAGGCAACCTGAGGACAGAGGGGGAAGCAGCCAGTAGTTCCATCGAGGATGAAGTTCCTACAGCAGCAAACGACTCCCTCTGCAGTGAAAACATCCTCTCTATGGTCAATGACAAAGGTATCAGGCATCAAACCACGGCAGCTAGTTTAACTGTGTTACATCAAACGGTATTGTCTGCATGACTCTTTTAGTCATTGTGCTtaaattcagaatactttattaatcccaaagggaaattcctaAACCTAAAGCATTTCCAAGGAAGTGGATCCAGTTGACGGCTTTTAGAGTAAACTGCGCTTTCTCGTTTGACCCTCCAGCAGACAGTATATCGGTAGCGACGGAGTATTCTCTCAAGTTTGATGAGTCCATGACAGAGGATGACATAGAGGAGCGCTCATTCCGCTCCCTGCTGCCATCTGAAGCGCACCGCCGTGGAAGTAAGGAGAAGTCTCGTCCCCCAGAGGAATCAGAGGCCAATCATAGCACATCTCTGGTTTCTGGGTCGCACAATATCTTTAAGGTGAGAGAACAGTGTAGTTACACATTTGTCAAATCTTATTCTTAGTCTAACCACTGATGGACGGAGGGACTCTATTAAGCATGTTTCCTACATTGTCCTCGCCAACATCATTTTGCATCATTGCCTCCCTTAAATCATCCTCATTTCCTTTGCACACCATCTTGCCTCGTTTCATTTGAACATGTCTCGCTCTCAACACAAACTAACTGCAGACTTTTCTCCTGCAGTCTCAGGATGCGAACATGGCTTTTTCTAGTGGACAGGATAGCTTTTCCCAGTTCACAATGGACATGGTGCGTCAGTACATGAAGGATGAGGAGGTGAGGCTGCAGCATCAGAGCTCTCTCCTGCGTCTTCGCCAAAAAGCTCTCAAAGAGAAGACCCGAACCGAGCTGGCCTGGCTAGAGCACCAGAAGAAGAGGCTAAGGGACAAGGGAGAGGATGATAAAATGCCACCCATTaggaagaagcagagaggaCTTCTCCTAAAACTACAGCAGGAGCAGGTACACGACAATGAGATCGTATTGACAGATGAGCTTTGGGCTATACTGGCATATGGGACCAGGATTAACTCTCCCTATATACTCGTGAATGCAGGCTGAGATCAAGCGACTCCAGGAGGCTAACAAAGCAGCCAGGAAGGAAAGGCAGCTGTTGCtcaagcagcaggaagagattGAGCGGATGAGAAGTTCTACACTGAGACTGAAGGAGCGTCTGAAGTGTGCTGGGGGCGAACCACAACCTGTAAGTAGTGCAACATTCACTCATTACTTTCAGAGCCTGAATGGAAGCACATTTAGATTtcatgagtttatttttaataattagTTTATTCAGAAATAACTTTGAAGAAGCAAGACACATAAATGTAGGACttgcattcatttacattttattggcTTCATCCATTGTCCTTTTTTGTCTGCCATTCTCCAGGAGGGCTCTGCATCCGAAACCCCTGCGTCTGAAGCAGCGTTCCCGAACGCACGGCATGCTGAGGATGTCCGCAGCCCTTCTCCCTCGCCATCCATCTCTGGAAGCGAGACGAGCAGCATCATGCAAAAGCTCAAGAAGATGCGCTCTCAAATGGATGAAAAGTAATTTCATCTTCTTTCAACTTCTTTTTGCTTTCTGACGATTTCACAAAATCATTTTCAGAGGCCGCGCTCCCCTGTCTAACTCAAAGCCATAATTATTTATTCCAGGATCTGAATTAGTACCACGTCCTCCTGTTTTGTCTCCTGACTTGGTGTGTTGGGTGATCCTTAGATTTGGCGTGTAGCTTTGGTCATGTGATAGCATAACTTCTTATGGTCAGGTAGCTCCAACACCTGGATTAATGGATGTGGAGCTTCAGGTTTCATAACATATATAAATCTATAACTGGCTAATCATTTTTCTATACCTTGATTTCTTTCAGTTGCTTTTGTTGCAACTCATTTTAACACTTTACAGAGTTTGAAATCATCTGTTAGATTTAatttgctgcaaaataaaatatttgcgCGGATCTAACAAAAACGTATTTCAATATTTCTCTGATGATGCATTTACTTCCTTGCATGCTTAACCAAATCTTTTTTGAATGAGCTGTTAGTGACCTCCTGCCTTTACTTTGACTTTCTCTGCTCCTGTTGTCGCTCAGAGCCTAAGGAAGTGCTAACAAACTAACAAAGTTGCCTTCTCTTCATCTAAGACTTACTTCAcctataatttttttttaaaggttacGAATCACCGATGAATCCGTGATTAACCCCTGAATAAAGCCCCCATTCACTCATGTAAAGGTGTATCTAGTTCAGACCGTATATCATAGCAGGTAAAACTGACAAACTGACCGTGCaagaaaaacagatttgttcatatcgctcttcctttctctctacTTCCCCATTTTCCCTTTGTGTTTAATGTTTCTTCCTTCTCACATTTTGTGTACATCCATACCCGTGTTTGTGTGACTCTTGACGATGTtgcgtgcttgtgtgttttagaCACTGTTCTCCTGTACACTACTTCTTCTCTGTGTTCACGTCCCACCACTGGGCCTCGCTCAGTGTCTGTCTTCCCAACCTCCACCCTAAATTCCAGCTCTTTATCTACAACCAATTGGTCAGGTACTGTACAGTGCTCTCTAACTTTGCCCTTGCCCCTCTTGCCTCACCCAACCCCACCCCATGGAACATGCTTATGTCCATCCACTGGTACCGGGGCTTTTTCTCGGGGTGGGATGGTGACTGATGACTGTTTGGATGGGTTGCTTTGcatatatctattttttttttcattatgtgaGTTTTGGAGAAAGGTGTTTGAATATAATCTGGAAGAATACCCAAGGAAAGCTCCTTCACTTAAATGATCTAACCTCTGACTGCTTCACTTTGAATCAAACTGAATTTTCAAGTTGTAAATATTTCAGTGTGATTGTGTACATGAGAGGAGATTTGTTGCAGAGCAATTTTAAGAACAAAAAGTGGTTCAAGTAAGAATATTAGATCGTTGATTCAGTTCTGTGAAGCTCAGACTTTGTGCTTATTTTTTGTGAGTAGGAGCCTTCCTTGTTGATCGGGAATCTCAGACGAAATGCTTGGATTGGTCTCATCTGTGTCTGTCCCTCCTCTGCCATGCCTCTTAGAATGAATGACAACTCTGCATCCCTCTTCAATGTCTTTCATCCTGTAGCTGATGGCGGTCAGCTCCAACTCATTGATACAAGATGTTGACGTTAAATCTCATTGTAACATGGAAGTAGCAGGACTTCTGCAGAAACCGGACCAGAGATAGAGTAGCCTATCTCTTTAATGAGGCCGGTAAATCTTCATTAGCCCTCTTTATTAGGTATCTGTTGCAAAGGAGTGGCTTAATAAATACAGATGGCCATTGTCAGTAATGCAGTTTGGGATGGCACTAAAAGAACCcccagttttttttcttcagtatcTGGTCTGTCATCAGTAAACATTAGGTCAAGAAAAAGGCCTCCAAATTAGATTAAGGCCAAATAATACTGCTCTCCACAGCTACAGCACCCGTAGCTGGGGAAGAGCACATCACAGAACATCTATATCTAAGCGTCTGACCAGTATAAAGTAGACCCGTTGGAGGTATGGTTCcgttattaatttatttacttaATTAATATTTGATTAAAGGCAGGTTTTCaggacaaacaaagtcttctcTCTGCATCTTGTTTTGCTCATTGATCAAGGTTTTTTGTCCCGGGGGGTGTATGGTGGCTGTACCAGTCAGCCTTCGACCTGAGGGTTTCAGTGTGATGCATGAATCTGACGTCTTCAGTtgttttcctgctcctcttctctcctgaATGATATGTTCTCACTATAGTCTGTGGCTGCTTGAAAACTTCCCCATTTGGATTATTGGATTGGATTATTCCacggaaagaaaaaaaaaatatccacagCATGTCTTGAGtttatatacgtgtgtgtgtgtgtgtgtttgcttctttGTGTTAAATCGAGGTTTGAGGTGAGATTGCAGTGATGTTCAGATGATTCTGGATTCTTCTTATTTTTGTAATGTCATGTTTTATAGTTCTAATGCCAAATGTCTCTGTCCTACttcccttccccccccctcacactcTCACTGCCCATCAATCTATTCTCATCTCCCTTACATCTTTCCGCCACCCTTCCCTAGGTTCCTGACAAAGCgggagcagcagctgatgcaGAGGCGTCACTATGctgtggagctgctgcagtggaAGCAGCGgctggaccaggaggaggtggaggtccGAATGATGGAAAAGGAGGCGCTGGCTGTGTGGGACAGACAAACGTCTCGGGACAAGGAAATTGCATAcggagaggaaaaggagagtTCTGACGTCAGCCCCAGCCCTCAACGTAGTTCAGAGCCCAGAACTGTCAGTGGCAAAGGTGAAGCAACAGGAtgtcttctttgttttgttttttaagatgAAAGTAACATGGAAGCAAATTATAGGATGTAGCTCATCGTTTAGGgccaaataatttaaaaaacaaaccagTGCCAATGAAAATGACTTTATTTGTTTAACATGCTTTCAGATTATGTCAGTGAGGGGAACTCATTCTCAGCTACACCTGAATCCAGTATACACACAGAGGAACAGGAACCAGGAAGTCCTCCTTCAGCACAAGCCTTATCAGTCCCTGAAAAGTCTTTGTCCTCCATCCAAAGCATCCCTGCTAACGACCCCGAGGGCATGGCCTCAGCTTCCCTGTCACCTAAGAGACAAGTatgcttttttttgcctttaattttacatttgagTAATTCTAAAGATAAATAAAGTTAGTAAAAAATTGACTTTATATTTAACTTTAACTACCATGTGATAGAAATGCAGATAACTATGCATTTAATAGCTGACCGttaatgtaaaatattaatttatgcTTAGGTCTGTCcatctgactgttttttttatcctggaGTAATACtgccttccctcctcctcctgtttcatCTCGCCAGTCTCCATTCAAAGAGAGCCACAGCCCTACTGCGTCTCCTTCAGATGATGGCAGCAAAACAAAGATGCAGCGTCGCTCCTCCTCCCGGACCACCAATCAGCCCCACACCCCAATTGACCCCCCCATTGCTATGCACACCGGTGAGTTACCCACTTATTTAGCATAGACATATAAAGTACTCCACATTTTTAGCAGTTCCTGTTAGCTGTCAGAGGAGATAGGAGGGGGGTCAGCGGGACAGAGAAAGTGGACAGAATGCAGCTACAGGATATTGCTGCCTCTGTGTAGCTATAAAGTGTTGCTGCCAGGAATACATTACACAAGCACTTTCCCGATGCTATCATGCTTGGCTGTGTGATAGGAGGAAACATTATTTTGCTTTGCACTATCATTTAAGAAAAGACAAACTAGCCTTGTATTTTAGATGAATTGTTTTGGGGTTTTAGCATCAATTTGCATACTAGTCAAATTAAAATGCGTAAATTTTAATTTATGACATCCTAAGAAATGCTAATATAATAGTCAGCAAAGAAGTGGGTTTGAGTTTGATTGGGCTCAAAGTTGGATTACTCGATGCTAAGCTGCGTTCTGGCACTAGTTTCACATTCTCTTTGTGATTTGTAAACCTGCATATGCCTTCAGAGCCCGTTTCTGACCAGAGTGACATAGAAAGTCGCGTCAAGGCCCTGAGGGAAGAAGTCAGAAAACGGAAGTTTAAGGCCAACCAGCTGAAGAGAGAGCATCTGAAGGCTCAGGAGGCCAGCCTGCTCAAGCAGCTGCAGGTAAGTGTGAATTTATCAATCTATAAACTATATTACTGCAATTCTTcatatcttttctttttttaaattcactaTTTCTTTTTAAGAGTTACAACGACTTCATTGAGAAAACTAAGGCAGAAATGAAAAAAGGACCAGATACGCCCGATACAACATCCCAGATCAAAGATTCCACCTCGAACGTAGAGCAGCCCAGCGTTCATTCGCCCGCTAACAGGTATAGTAATCAGCTGTCTGATGCTGCAGATCTTACACGCTAACGAATCAATTCAAGTTCAGTTGAGagcttgtttctctttctcaggCCTGGAGCTAGCGAAATCTCCGACTCTGAAAGGATGCAAGTTGATGCTTCATTCGGTCACAGTGAGTTACGTTCTCAGTATACATTATGTCGAGCATGCTGTTCTGACAAAAAGAATAATATTCCAATAACATTGCAACCCTTTCCTATAGTGACGGCTGCCGTTCAACAAGTTCACAGACGATCCACCTCAGTGCCTGAAGAAATGTTAAACACGCAGCAATCAAAACCATCCTCTAAGTCTGAGGATAAGAATATTGAGTCTCATGAAATATCTGAAATTCCGGAAGAACTAGACGAGGAAGCAACCTTGGAATCCAACGACCAACATATTGAACATCTTCTCGAACTATCTGGTAGCAAAGATCTACAAAAGGAAATGACAACAATTGACAAATCTGAGGTGGAGGAAGCTGCACGCTCTAATTCTAACTCTTCAAATAAGTTACATTTGGCGGTGGATCTTAACACCCAACCACATCCCAGCTGCAGCCCCTCATCTAATGAGCAGTCCCATTTGCCTGAATTGGTCCATTTTGGCGCAATGGAGTCGGTCATAAAAGACATCCAGGCATCTTCTCCCGTAGCAGATGGCTATCATGATGACTTTGAGTCGTCGTTAAATTCTTCACCCAGAGAGGATCCCAATTCTAAGCCTGCCTCTTATATTTTAGTCTCTCCTGCTGAAAGCAAGATCTCAGGAAAGGATTCCCCTTACAGAGCCACGCCGGTTTGCAGCCAGGATGAGGAGATCAAGGAGGAAATACCTGAAGGACTGAGTTACCGTTCAGATACTGGTGGAGATAGCAAGCAGTCTGGAAAATGGCTAGATCTTCCCCACCGAACGGAAGACTCCCAACATGACCGAACAGGCGTTGTTAGTCACTCACCCACCAtttctcctctgcagctccCCCTTTCTCCTGTTGGAGAAGAAATGTCAGCTTTTAACATTGGAGATCGAGTTCTTGTTGGTTATGTTCAGCCCGGCACTCTGAGATTCAAAGGTTCGACCAGTTTTGCTAACGGTTTCTGGGCTGGCGTGGAGCTGGATAAGTCTGAGGGTAGCAACAATGGCACGTATGATGGGGTGGTTTATTTTGAGTGTGATGAGAACCACGGAATCTTCGCTCCTCCCGATAAGGTCTCACGCCTGCCAGACAAGCTTGAGATCTGCACAGACAACACAGAGGATGAAGACTCATTCTTTGATGATCTCCCCAATAAAAGTGAGGATAAGCATAAAACAGATGAAGAAAAATCCAGAGAAGAtctgaagagagaaaaagagctgACATTTCATAATGAGTTCTGTGGGTCTAGAGATAAAAAGCTTACAGATGAGTCTGGTTACAAGGTCGCATCCCACCTCGATTCACAGCATCACAAAGAAACTAAGGACCCCATTTATAACGGAACCGCTGAGGAGAAGATTTTCAATTCTGAAGATGCACCAAGgaccctcctcatctctgacACGGACACGACTGGCCTGGAGAAAAGGAGTCAGGAGAAATTTACCAGCCATAATGAAACAGAAGAGACAGACTCAAAGCCTGCCGATCTTTACGTTGATGTTAAGAATGAtaagggaggacaggaggacagagtcTTACAGGACAAGTGTGTTGATAAGCTCCTCGACAACTTCGTTAAAGACGCTGTGAAGACGTTTGCTGAAATTAAAAAGACTAAAGAGCAGAAAATAGAAGCTGCAAATGAGAAGAACGGAGATCTGTTCAATGAAAATGGTAACCAGCAATGGTTTTCTTCAGTGGGACAAAAAGATGGTCTACCTTTCTTCTTACCTACGGAACAGGAAGAACTGTCTTCACCAGAGCTGTGCAACCGACCGGTGAGTATTCAGATGTTTGGtaacaacaaacaagcaaacacacacacagtcatgtagggtgggtggggcctctatctcaccactgaatttcatctggatctgatccagaatggattCAGGGGGAAAAATGTAaagttttaacattgaaaactccattaaaaaaatctgttaaaaatacacaactctgattcacttattaaaatctaaaaatggCAATCTATTCCTccaacattttacatttcacaggTGATGCTGAACACAAGATGTATCTAACTTCTCTGTAGTCTGACTTTGAAAGCTCCTGACAAACAGTGGCTGTTGATTGGACCCAGTGAACTCTCATATTTGGTAGTGATCAGCCAAAGTACAAACTAATATTGACAGACTTGATTGAATTTTGAGCTCTTTGGTCAGAACCTTTTGAGAGAAAGAGATTAGAAGTCATTTATAATGGGACGTGTTCTGTCATAATGAGATTAGATCATTATATTTATACAGATACTAAAGACACTCTTTTTCTTTATCAACAGGAGAGTCCAGTGTTGGGTGCCAGCGGTCAAGAGAAGCTTGCTAAACGTCTAGCAGAACTGGAGCTGAGCCGTGAACTGCTGGAGGACATAGGTGACGACCAGGACTGGTTTGACGAGGACTTTGGCCTCAGCTCCCGTCGAGAACAGCAGAGGCTCAAACAGAAAAGAGAGGATGAGGCGAGGctaggaagagggggaggaatgTCGATATCCGGC
Proteins encoded in this window:
- the cep350 gene encoding centrosome-associated protein 350 — protein: MGEMRSSRQPEVSLKSSSQQRTNHNIRAELTTTWKSLSQSKAALRHIENRLEATSGTGVLLDSVTVPPKKMSSKMVGCRDGQQVNNIGGSPNHRGREHLEKSSSRSPLKNTTQDRNVRRNNCVEFKEPLVSYRETTPPLHPSSQLEACSLPPVPRSPCPSTPPPSDPLLSQLVYQRDNRDKQAERDLDSTQSSALESTKVRYLNEQPALVTLRAAGQESHLPNEGIPARKGSEEQSTPKALPGMDSQESIPFIVPSSESVHRGESTPSASPGSAFQRLESLKRHHHDDKLEKLKERIRRQRQHLEEAAEREKLLGHMELPVTEPVERSHDGSTAKIRKVAAAPPAPVYKGFNSTETQIQTPDGKVWKEDEFQHLSREIYRDLSQQFAECTRSLHQQQRERKSDRSKERRPSKPVRKVHRVAPSSDLNAKTVISPASWREGQKLVKMVLGPVPKLPMEDKPQPADRQSRTASHQRSRSDLRSNSKQRLRPSSTERTHSGSRGQSKSHSKSTSAPSSADQDKAPVTSGLLSADIQDILDDLQLEYKAVEEEERACQRSHGGTSGRRGRGESRSRARTPSSAWGTTVVTGGSSKTWRSASPTTRQSEPANIPETGHKKRHYDADTVRQYISRQQEERKRHQAEEKRALREEAETRNRRLQELYRKQRQMAKTVVLPGEASVAPVQKRLQETYNKLLLEGAQLGEEASQIQPAAPSCPARPMFQPSGESDKENKRLEAPQSPSSSDRSLNDQLPPPLTRNYLDVRVSPLLQTDHLSLAIQPMTGAHSLPRAPVGDRFLSQLLRLETAMAPSEIQQLATAPSSGLWPKMSRIEAVKATAASLSNRIEIEARKLAGEGINYGTATTVNVDSVLASRPSQDNLDERSWTEIAATGNNDVALRIQRILSNTDYSSYNGTTLPGAGNLHGLRGQIEMKGACTNMTNAETTAVEAELILDRYTHGREKSGNSPASDLKRGQRMDKMTPRRGNGLMEDKKWSDCHDSSASSISEGPLSEGSYSLDEASPPHLPSNHASRPADRLEAANSSPGIRRDFQRLSEFQREAAKCSALSSPFAQRDSSKAAWEELNKGSPLSVINIFTKNLHGHVKASEMNSPSAHSLQSGNDPVEAAIYEDDFVSTQSSGASGPLKRSSNSCSVNSHFEELMRRSPYERSSGGIDSHHSSNLSSGSPSGSSPFSSYSARKRGTASDKSDATIVEEQRSSCSPPSDPLSSDSRKRASDKGSPQSQAKSIHSETSDEPSHQSKKIAAARPKHGSPNSSGPSSPPGGDSLSESVKSGLLGKNKTSTTSRGSRAETKTTGELQYSPAVLQQRMAVELHYLESIEESVRQLGDIERLMGVSVAQQESVSLAQMLKTKQQRHEREIYELKIKAEREALETQLQLEENRQRLARAHIELQESLAGTQKETLGSLQEATTKMMSQQAEAVQHTADAARHIKEMTHLARAHIEGAFAVPAGSSGLKQEEHQNSFEQQLDKIDSDSSVSHSFQSEVSNRRISPAQSSLNSTSHSDSLSFRRPIRSGAESSSRHSLSHVSSDSREQIKKDTAEGNLRTEGEAASSSIEDEVPTAANDSLCSENILSMVNDKADSISVATEYSLKFDESMTEDDIEERSFRSLLPSEAHRRGSKEKSRPPEESEANHSTSLVSGSHNIFKSQDANMAFSSGQDSFSQFTMDMVRQYMKDEEVRLQHQSSLLRLRQKALKEKTRTELAWLEHQKKRLRDKGEDDKMPPIRKKQRGLLLKLQQEQAEIKRLQEANKAARKERQLLLKQQEEIERMRSSTLRLKERLKCAGGEPQPEGSASETPASEAAFPNARHAEDVRSPSPSPSISGSETSSIMQKLKKMRSQMDEKHCSPVHYFFSVFTSHHWASLSVCLPNLHPKFQLFIYNQLVRFLTKREQQLMQRRHYAVELLQWKQRLDQEEVEVRMMEKEALAVWDRQTSRDKEIAYGEEKESSDVSPSPQRSSEPRTVSGKDYVSEGNSFSATPESSIHTEEQEPGSPPSAQALSVPEKSLSSIQSIPANDPEGMASASLSPKRQSPFKESHSPTASPSDDGSKTKMQRRSSSRTTNQPHTPIDPPIAMHTEPVSDQSDIESRVKALREEVRKRKFKANQLKREHLKAQEASLLKQLQSYNDFIEKTKAEMKKGPDTPDTTSQIKDSTSNVEQPSVHSPANRPGASEISDSERMQVDASFGHMTAAVQQVHRRSTSVPEEMLNTQQSKPSSKSEDKNIESHEISEIPEELDEEATLESNDQHIEHLLELSGSKDLQKEMTTIDKSEVEEAARSNSNSSNKLHLAVDLNTQPHPSCSPSSNEQSHLPELVHFGAMESVIKDIQASSPVADGYHDDFESSLNSSPREDPNSKPASYILVSPAESKISGKDSPYRATPVCSQDEEIKEEIPEGLSYRSDTGGDSKQSGKWLDLPHRTEDSQHDRTGVVSHSPTISPLQLPLSPVGEEMSAFNIGDRVLVGYVQPGTLRFKGSTSFANGFWAGVELDKSEGSNNGTYDGVVYFECDENHGIFAPPDKVSRLPDKLEICTDNTEDEDSFFDDLPNKSEDKHKTDEEKSREDLKREKELTFHNEFCGSRDKKLTDESGYKVASHLDSQHHKETKDPIYNGTAEEKIFNSEDAPRTLLISDTDTTGLEKRSQEKFTSHNETEETDSKPADLYVDVKNDKGGQEDRVLQDKCVDKLLDNFVKDAVKTFAEIKKTKEQKIEAANEKNGDLFNENGNQQWFSSVGQKDGLPFFLPTEQEELSSPELCNRPESPVLGASGQEKLAKRLAELELSRELLEDIGDDQDWFDEDFGLSSRREQQRLKQKREDEARLGRGGGMSISGSSAGVIFGGLVSSGGEQQVKTPPRPELPLPLPPKLPEQPAMVVPHSTTEVEKLVHAATQEIWESCGLGREGAVIPAHLPVPKPSQEYLGKEASSHDQEALCIRSYRKAVYDLTWEILQEIFVDVPTADQPQWLKPRRVKSSPYNRVKTPGDVSEIKEFIAAEILKLYGLRKDQTQKTDWQKMLKFGRKKRDRVDHILVQELHEEETQWVYYDEDELFVKMQLADSIFDSLLKDTANMLTVIYDNRAQRETLS